One Punica granatum isolate Tunisia-2019 chromosome 3, ASM765513v2, whole genome shotgun sequence genomic window carries:
- the LOC116198529 gene encoding uncharacterized protein LOC116198529, translating into MVRKRFQEAKTGIAYIKSMDAEKILSKIGMGREDRYFWKQIGKALLCTYTIIGAVWLYNETSPLGWWTLKPRPKEEKELAHLYERREFPSPGDKEAMEEFIAKGGMIGTAIGPKGSVESDKDAYNYQKELQTKKFEQEAQKLWFRMRNEVIQELQEKGYDIE; encoded by the exons ATGGTTCGCAAACGATTTCAAGAGGCCAAAACTG GCATTGCATATATAAAGTCAATGGATGCAGAGAAGATTCTAAGCAAGATAGGGATGGGGAGAGAAGACCGCTACTTCTGGAAGCAAATAGGCAAGGCCCTGCTCTGCACTTACACCATCATCGGGGCTGTGTGGCTCTACAACGAGACGTCCCCACTTGGGTGGTGGACGCTGAAGCCCCGGCCTAAGGAAGAGAAAGAGCTCGCCCATCTCTACGAGCGGAGAGAGTTTCCATCCCCTGGTGATAAAGAAGCCATGGAAGAGTTCATCGCCAAAGGGGGTATGATTGGCACGGCCATCGGGCCTAAGGGGTCCGTGGAGTCGGACAAGGACGCGTACAACTATCAGAAAGAGCTGCAGACCAAGAAGTTTGAGCAGGAAGCTCAGAAGCTGTGGTTCAGGATGAGGAACGAGGTCATTCAGGAGCTTCAAGAGAAAGGGTATGATATTGAGTGA